A part of Kitasatospora acidiphila genomic DNA contains:
- a CDS encoding MurT ligase domain-containing protein: MPGTESEAAATGARDSSLPARSKLAVTAGRMAAAASKSIGRGSGSVIGGKVALKLDPDLLARLADHLDVVLVSATNGKTTTTRLIAEALRAAGPVVSNALGANMPAGITSALAGGSDARYGVIEVDEKYLAGVARDTSPKAIALLNLSRDQLDRAAETRMLAEKWREGLQNTEAVIIANADDPLVTWAASSCQRVVWVAAGQAWKEDAWSCPSCGGVMQRPGDDWYCQECGFRRPQPHWALQGHHVIDPNGSAWPIQLQLPGRANLANATSSAAVAAVFGVSPQVALERMQSVTAVAGRYDVVNFRGRDVRLLLAKNPAGWLETFSLIDGPPAPVILSVNAMDADGTDTSWLWDVDYERLAGHPVFVMGQRKLDLAVRLEVAGLQFQVVESAEEAVQMAPPGRIEAIANYTAFQQLRKVVAAG, translated from the coding sequence ATGCCAGGCACCGAATCGGAGGCCGCGGCCACCGGCGCGCGCGACTCCTCACTGCCCGCCCGCTCCAAGCTCGCCGTCACCGCGGGCCGGATGGCCGCCGCCGCCTCGAAGTCGATCGGCCGCGGCAGCGGATCGGTGATCGGCGGCAAGGTCGCGCTCAAGCTCGACCCCGACCTGCTCGCCCGGCTCGCCGACCACCTGGACGTGGTCCTGGTCTCCGCCACCAACGGCAAGACCACCACCACCCGGCTGATCGCCGAGGCCCTGCGCGCCGCCGGCCCGGTGGTCTCCAACGCCCTGGGCGCCAACATGCCGGCCGGGATCACCTCCGCCCTGGCCGGCGGCTCCGACGCCCGGTACGGCGTGATCGAGGTGGACGAGAAGTACCTGGCGGGCGTCGCCCGGGACACCAGCCCCAAGGCAATAGCCCTGCTCAACCTCTCCCGCGACCAGCTGGACCGGGCCGCCGAGACCCGGATGCTGGCCGAGAAGTGGCGCGAGGGTCTGCAGAACACCGAGGCCGTGATCATCGCCAACGCGGACGACCCGCTGGTGACCTGGGCCGCCTCCTCCTGCCAGCGGGTGGTCTGGGTGGCCGCCGGGCAGGCCTGGAAGGAGGACGCCTGGTCCTGCCCGTCCTGCGGTGGCGTGATGCAGCGCCCCGGGGACGACTGGTACTGCCAGGAGTGCGGTTTCCGCCGTCCGCAGCCGCACTGGGCGCTGCAGGGCCACCACGTGATCGACCCGAACGGCTCCGCCTGGCCGATCCAGCTGCAGCTGCCGGGCCGCGCCAACCTGGCCAACGCCACCAGCTCCGCCGCGGTCGCCGCGGTCTTCGGCGTGTCGCCGCAGGTGGCGCTGGAGCGGATGCAGTCGGTGACGGCCGTCGCGGGCCGCTACGACGTGGTCAACTTCCGGGGTCGTGACGTCCGCCTGCTGCTGGCCAAGAACCCGGCCGGCTGGCTGGAGACCTTCTCGCTGATCGACGGCCCGCCGGCACCGGTGATCCTCTCGGTCAACGCGATGGACGCCGACGGCACCGACACCTCCTGGCTCTGGGACGTGGACTACGAGCGCCTCGCCGGCCACCCGGTCTTCGTGATGGGCCAGCGCAAGCTCGACCTGGCGGTCCGCCTGGAGGTGGCCGGCCTGCAGTTCCAGGTGGTGGAGTCGGCGGAGGAGGCGGTCCAGATGGCGCCGCCCGGACGGATCGAAGCGATCGCCAACTACACGGCGTTCCAGCAGCTGCGAAAGGTGGTGGCGGCCGGATGA
- a CDS encoding type 1 glutamine amidotransferase, which yields MSDSSLRLVWVYPDLLSTYGDRGNALVVERRARQRGLNVQRIDVRSDQPIPTSGDIYLIGGGEDRPQRLAAERLRADSGLPRAVDNGAIVFSVCAGYQILGHEFINDLGQREPGLGLLDVWSTRGEGARSVGDVLAEGDPTLGLPTLTGFENHQGVTHLGQGVSPLAQVTVGGGNGGGDGTEGAWRDTVFGTYLHGPVLARNPAVADLLIKLALDVNALPPADTTWYDALRAERIASVGQNA from the coding sequence ATGAGCGACAGCAGCCTGCGGCTGGTCTGGGTCTACCCCGACCTGCTCAGCACCTACGGCGACCGGGGCAACGCGCTGGTCGTCGAGCGCCGGGCACGGCAGCGCGGGCTGAACGTGCAGCGCATCGACGTCCGCTCCGACCAGCCGATCCCGACCAGCGGTGACATCTACCTGATCGGCGGCGGTGAGGACCGCCCGCAGCGGCTCGCCGCCGAGCGCCTGCGGGCCGACTCCGGCCTGCCGCGCGCGGTGGACAACGGGGCGATCGTCTTCTCGGTCTGCGCCGGCTACCAGATCCTGGGCCACGAGTTCATCAACGACCTGGGCCAGCGCGAGCCGGGCCTGGGCCTGCTGGACGTCTGGTCCACCCGTGGCGAGGGGGCCCGCAGCGTCGGCGACGTGCTGGCCGAGGGCGACCCGACCCTGGGCCTGCCGACCCTGACCGGGTTCGAGAACCACCAGGGCGTGACCCACCTGGGGCAGGGCGTGTCGCCACTGGCGCAGGTCACCGTCGGTGGCGGCAACGGCGGCGGGGACGGCACCGAGGGCGCCTGGCGGGACACCGTCTTCGGCACCTACCTGCACGGCCCGGTGCTGGCCCGCAACCCTGCGGTCGCCGACCTGCTGATCAAGCTGGCGCTGGACGTGAACGCCCTGCCGCCGGCCGACACCACCTGGTACGACGCGCTGCGCGCCGAGCGGATCGCCTCCGTCGGCCAGAACGCCTGA
- a CDS encoding alpha-galactosidase has protein sequence MRVPLKQLTGALATMALAAASLTTLTLGSAIPAAALGNGAALTPPMGWNSWNSLGTGVTEQQVQQTIDFMSANGLVQAGYNSVTIDDGWSVGHRDGQTTDFAKNSYGAMQLYDANGNPVPGTDGTGNDPTSGHLTPNGAFPSQTVNGQTMNGIQYLAWYAHSKGMKFGVYATDTYTTCQGHPGSLGHESTDATDFVSWGVDFVKYDDCPYGPPITGPDGHNYGTQGEGKELTQSIYARVQTFQHALDAASAAQGKPRVVLSVSAQPVHTGVPYLLNANDPARTDPVIVAAGTPQYQSPGYSPTGVWCGQVANLCRIGGDRDSELNGVLYNGQLQTALQYAGNVRPGGWNDLDMSFAGWQDVFGDYGVTDTCTCHKPFTDDESRTELSILSMMAAPLISGADLRTAADSQHTDSGYTWSTGITASSLAILKNADMIAIDQDALGKAATLVGSAPASPTAPVILKRQLANGDTAVALVNQDPSNWAMPSTTLSALGLTGSSYSYKEVWSGATGTTTGTIGGSWIPAHGVALYRLTAGSGSGTGGTGGSNVVGDGKYHSIAAGGTGGTGGTGGTGGKVLEVQGGCGAAVGGNSDINAYQSGNAAQQWLFTPNANGTVQITDNCATTAQTHGVLSAGAQAGNSAYLLNSYPGNPWQEWKVQQNAAGGLTITNVGNGMVLDTSGSAAGSVAVTNPGNSSAPGQSWTVTS, from the coding sequence ATGCGTGTTCCGCTGAAACAACTCACCGGCGCACTGGCCACCATGGCGCTCGCCGCCGCTTCGCTCACCACCCTCACCCTCGGCAGCGCCATCCCCGCCGCCGCACTCGGCAACGGCGCTGCCCTCACCCCGCCGATGGGCTGGAACTCCTGGAACTCGCTCGGTACCGGCGTGACCGAGCAGCAGGTCCAGCAGACCATCGACTTCATGTCCGCCAACGGCCTGGTGCAGGCCGGCTACAACAGCGTCACCATCGACGACGGCTGGTCGGTGGGCCACCGCGACGGCCAGACCACGGACTTCGCCAAGAACTCCTACGGCGCCATGCAGCTCTACGACGCCAACGGCAACCCGGTCCCGGGCACCGACGGCACCGGCAACGACCCCACCTCCGGCCACCTGACCCCGAACGGCGCCTTCCCCTCGCAGACCGTCAACGGCCAGACGATGAACGGGATCCAGTACCTGGCCTGGTACGCCCACAGCAAGGGCATGAAGTTCGGCGTCTACGCCACCGACACCTACACCACCTGCCAGGGCCACCCCGGCAGCCTCGGCCACGAGAGCACCGACGCCACCGACTTCGTCTCCTGGGGCGTCGACTTCGTGAAGTACGACGACTGCCCGTACGGCCCGCCGATCACCGGCCCCGACGGCCACAACTACGGCACCCAGGGCGAGGGCAAGGAGCTCACCCAGTCCATCTACGCCCGGGTCCAGACCTTCCAGCACGCGCTGGACGCCGCCTCCGCCGCCCAGGGCAAGCCCCGCGTGGTGCTCTCCGTCTCCGCCCAGCCGGTCCACACCGGCGTGCCCTACCTGCTGAACGCCAACGACCCGGCCCGCACCGACCCGGTGATCGTCGCGGCCGGCACCCCGCAGTACCAGTCGCCCGGTTACTCGCCCACCGGCGTCTGGTGCGGCCAGGTCGCCAACCTGTGCCGGATCGGCGGCGACCGCGACAGCGAGCTCAACGGGGTGCTCTACAACGGTCAGTTGCAGACCGCACTGCAGTACGCGGGCAACGTCCGCCCGGGCGGCTGGAACGACCTGGACATGAGCTTCGCGGGCTGGCAGGACGTCTTCGGCGACTACGGGGTCACCGACACCTGTACCTGCCACAAGCCGTTCACCGACGACGAGTCGCGCACCGAGCTCTCCATCCTCTCCATGATGGCGGCCCCGCTGATCTCCGGCGCCGACCTGCGCACCGCCGCCGACTCGCAGCACACGGACAGCGGTTACACCTGGTCCACCGGGATCACCGCCTCCTCGCTGGCGATCCTGAAGAACGCCGACATGATCGCCATCGACCAGGACGCCCTGGGCAAGGCGGCCACCCTGGTCGGCAGCGCACCCGCGTCGCCGACCGCGCCGGTGATCCTTAAGCGCCAACTGGCCAACGGCGACACGGCCGTGGCACTGGTCAACCAGGACCCGAGCAACTGGGCCATGCCCAGCACCACCCTCAGCGCCCTCGGCCTGACCGGGTCCAGTTACAGCTACAAGGAGGTCTGGAGCGGCGCCACCGGCACCACCACCGGGACCATCGGCGGCAGTTGGATCCCGGCGCACGGCGTCGCGCTCTACCGGCTCACCGCCGGCAGTGGCAGCGGCACCGGCGGCACCGGTGGGTCGAACGTCGTCGGCGACGGCAAGTACCACAGCATCGCGGCCGGCGGCACCGGCGGCACCGGCGGCACCGGCGGCACCGGCGGCAAGGTGCTGGAGGTGCAGGGCGGCTGCGGTGCGGCGGTGGGCGGCAACTCCGACATCAACGCCTACCAGAGCGGAAACGCCGCCCAGCAGTGGCTGTTCACGCCCAACGCCAACGGCACCGTGCAGATCACCGACAACTGCGCCACCACGGCTCAGACGCACGGCGTGCTCTCGGCGGGCGCCCAGGCCGGCAACAGCGCCTACCTGCTGAACAGTTACCCGGGCAACCCCTGGCAGGAGTGGAAGGTGCAGCAGAACGCCGCCGGCGGGCTCACCATCACCAACGTGGGCAACGGCATGGTGCTGGACACCAGTGGCAGTGCCGCCGGCTCGGTCGCGGTGACCAACCCCGGCAACTCCTCGGCACCGGGCCAGAGCTGGACGGTGACCAGCTGA
- a CDS encoding GNAT family N-acetyltransferase, producing MSESSSTAQHPSTTPSRAQRRQARGARWRHSTVELAAVFLAVATADLIANVVVHGHDGPVLLFASALALLATAVFHAWWAHRHPHGAPPPTPEAEAAAEAGPPAETRLWRLRTTVSDAPGSLATVCAALAVLRVSIISLQTHPLPEGTVDEFLLRAPRDLPRAGLTEAVALAGGREIWTDPADAHDLVDVPTHVLGLATRTALDAAELPVALRQLFGRLTVRHFPRRPGEEPAPSLAGHLMRLPVPGGGQIELSRPHLPFTPTEFARAKALVDLDGVLGPRVPKVADRLRSPAGAELTVRRAVPQDRAAALAMHHRCSTETLRRRYHGPVADADRYLAHLLDPRHGQTLAVETADGELVALAHLLWDDDSAELAVLVEDAWQRRGLGVDLLRRMAALAAEAGVATVYAVTQAGNTALIGAMQRLAIPLDYLVEDGTLVITAHLAGAAGRLPSPWPSLPGRP from the coding sequence ATGAGTGAATCGTCTTCGACCGCCCAGCACCCCTCCACCACCCCGTCCCGGGCCCAGCGGCGGCAGGCCAGAGGCGCCCGTTGGCGCCACTCGACGGTCGAGCTGGCCGCCGTCTTCCTCGCCGTGGCCACCGCCGACCTGATCGCCAACGTGGTCGTGCACGGGCACGACGGCCCCGTGCTGCTCTTCGCCTCGGCGCTGGCGCTGCTCGCCACGGCGGTGTTCCACGCCTGGTGGGCGCATCGCCATCCCCACGGCGCGCCGCCGCCCACGCCCGAGGCCGAAGCCGCTGCCGAGGCGGGCCCGCCGGCCGAGACCCGGCTGTGGCGGCTGCGCACCACCGTGTCGGACGCGCCCGGCAGCCTGGCCACGGTCTGCGCGGCGCTGGCTGTGCTGCGGGTCAGCATCATCTCGCTGCAGACCCACCCGCTGCCCGAGGGCACCGTGGACGAGTTCCTGCTGCGCGCCCCGCGGGACCTGCCGCGCGCGGGGCTGACCGAGGCGGTGGCGCTGGCCGGCGGCCGGGAGATCTGGACCGACCCGGCCGACGCGCACGACCTGGTGGACGTGCCGACCCATGTGCTGGGCCTGGCCACCCGGACCGCACTGGACGCCGCCGAGCTGCCGGTGGCGCTGCGGCAGCTGTTCGGCCGGCTCACCGTGCGGCACTTCCCGCGCCGCCCGGGTGAGGAGCCGGCGCCCAGCCTGGCGGGCCACCTGATGCGGCTGCCGGTGCCCGGCGGCGGGCAGATCGAGCTCTCCCGACCTCACCTGCCGTTCACCCCCACCGAGTTCGCCCGGGCCAAGGCCCTGGTCGACCTGGACGGAGTGCTCGGTCCCCGGGTGCCCAAGGTGGCCGACCGGCTGCGCAGCCCGGCCGGCGCCGAGCTGACCGTGCGCCGGGCCGTGCCCCAGGACCGGGCCGCCGCACTGGCCATGCACCACCGCTGCTCCACCGAGACGCTGCGCCGCCGCTACCACGGCCCGGTCGCGGACGCCGACCGCTACCTGGCCCACCTGCTGGACCCGCGGCACGGCCAGACCCTGGCCGTGGAGACCGCCGACGGCGAGCTGGTCGCCCTGGCCCACCTGCTCTGGGACGACGACAGCGCCGAGCTCGCCGTGCTGGTCGAGGACGCCTGGCAGCGCCGCGGCCTGGGCGTGGACCTGCTGCGCCGGATGGCCGCACTGGCGGCCGAGGCGGGCGTGGCCACCGTCTACGCGGTCACCCAGGCCGGCAACACCGCGCTCATCGGCGCCATGCAGCGGCTGGCGATCCCGCTGGACTACCTGGTGGAGGACGGCACCCTGGTGATCACCGCGCACCTGGCGGGCGCGGCCGGCCGGCTGCCGAGCCCGTGGCCGAGCCTGCCGGGCCGCCCCTGA
- a CDS encoding cytochrome c oxidase assembly protein, whose product MHHHGGGMLGPFSLDSALTWSPDWPFLVGCLVALGLYGAGVVRLVRRGDRWPVGRTVAWLLGVLTVVAVTCSGLNDYGMVLFSAHMMQHMVLSMLSPILLLLGAPITLALRALRPAGKGRPRGPRELLVALLHSRYVRVISHPAFTIPLFIASLYGLYFTPLFDTLMQSRIGHLAMMVHFLAVGLLFFWPIMGVDPGPHRPGHVMRILELFMGMPFHAFFGVAVMMATSQLVTTFTMATAPPGTDLMADQKMAGGFTWAFGEIPTAVVLVALVFQWAKSEQRQATRTDRAADRDGDAELAAYNAYLASLEKRGSRPAQAG is encoded by the coding sequence ATGCACCACCACGGTGGCGGGATGCTCGGGCCGTTCTCACTGGACTCGGCGCTCACCTGGTCCCCCGACTGGCCGTTCCTGGTGGGCTGCCTGGTGGCGCTCGGCCTGTACGGGGCCGGGGTGGTCCGACTGGTCCGGCGCGGTGACCGCTGGCCGGTGGGGCGCACGGTGGCCTGGTTGCTCGGGGTGCTCACGGTGGTCGCGGTCACCTGCTCCGGGCTGAACGACTACGGCATGGTGCTGTTCAGCGCCCACATGATGCAGCACATGGTGCTGAGCATGCTGTCGCCGATCCTGCTGCTGCTCGGCGCGCCGATCACGCTGGCGCTGCGTGCGCTGCGGCCGGCCGGCAAGGGGCGGCCGCGCGGGCCGCGCGAGCTGCTGGTGGCGCTGCTGCACAGCCGGTACGTCCGGGTGATCTCGCATCCGGCCTTCACCATCCCGCTCTTCATCGCGAGCCTCTACGGCCTCTACTTCACGCCGCTGTTCGACACCCTGATGCAGTCGCGGATCGGGCACCTCGCGATGATGGTGCACTTCCTGGCCGTCGGGCTGCTCTTCTTCTGGCCGATCATGGGCGTCGACCCGGGACCGCACCGCCCCGGCCATGTGATGCGGATCCTCGAACTGTTCATGGGGATGCCGTTCCACGCCTTCTTCGGGGTGGCGGTGATGATGGCGACCAGTCAGCTGGTGACCACCTTCACCATGGCCACCGCGCCGCCCGGCACCGACCTGATGGCGGATCAGAAGATGGCCGGCGGGTTCACCTGGGCCTTCGGTGAGATTCCGACCGCCGTGGTGCTGGTCGCGCTGGTCTTCCAGTGGGCCAAGTCGGAGCAGCGGCAGGCGACCCGCACCGACCGCGCGGCGGACCGTGACGGGGATGCCGAGCTCGCCGCGTACAACGCGTACCTCGCCTCGCTGGAGAAGCGCGGCAGCCGGCCGGCCCAGGCGGGCTGA
- a CDS encoding cold-shock protein — MASTGHILRFDEVRGYGFIAPDEGGEDLFMHANDLLGEKHLFRAGLAVSFDAEQGERGMKASRVRLVDAPPREGIGVQRPPVAVIPPWATREETPGDNLCDVLSSAEFQHELTETLLTAAPTLTGTQILAIRKALVDLSRQHNWIEG; from the coding sequence GTGGCGTCTACAGGGCACATTCTGCGGTTCGACGAGGTTCGCGGGTACGGCTTCATCGCCCCCGATGAAGGGGGTGAGGATCTCTTCATGCACGCCAACGACCTGCTCGGGGAGAAGCACCTCTTCCGCGCGGGCCTGGCGGTGTCGTTCGACGCGGAGCAGGGCGAGCGGGGCATGAAGGCCTCACGGGTGCGGCTGGTCGACGCACCGCCCCGGGAGGGCATCGGAGTGCAGCGCCCGCCGGTCGCCGTCATCCCGCCGTGGGCCACCCGGGAGGAGACCCCGGGTGACAACCTGTGCGACGTCCTGTCGTCCGCCGAGTTCCAGCACGAGCTGACCGAGACGCTGCTCACCGCCGCGCCGACGCTGACCGGCACCCAGATCCTGGCGATCCGCAAGGCACTGGTCGACCTGAGTCGGCAGCACAACTGGATCGAGGGCTGA
- a CDS encoding phosphoribosyltransferase — protein sequence MTVFHAHGQHQMRFRDRADAGRLLGKRVAGWAADRPIVVGLPRGGVPVAYEVARMMEAPLDILVVRKIGAPGQPELALGAVGEGGIRLFNHDIIAALGISAERLERLADETAAEVAERTGRLRGDRPPLDPAGRAVVLVDDGIATGATVRAAMAVLRRRDVDQLLLAVPVTSPEALRVLGPLADDLVCLSAPAAFMAVGQFYDDFDQTSDQEVRRLLELAGGGDAPRQSG from the coding sequence ATGACCGTCTTCCATGCGCATGGTCAGCACCAGATGAGGTTCCGCGACCGCGCGGACGCCGGGCGGCTGCTCGGCAAGCGGGTGGCCGGCTGGGCCGCCGACCGGCCGATCGTGGTGGGGCTGCCACGCGGCGGGGTCCCGGTCGCCTATGAGGTGGCCCGGATGATGGAGGCGCCGCTGGACATCCTGGTGGTCCGCAAGATCGGCGCGCCCGGGCAGCCGGAGCTGGCCCTTGGCGCGGTCGGCGAGGGCGGCATCCGGCTGTTCAACCACGACATCATCGCCGCGCTCGGCATCTCCGCCGAGCGGCTTGAGCGGCTGGCCGACGAGACCGCCGCCGAGGTGGCGGAGCGGACCGGGCGGCTGCGCGGCGACCGTCCGCCGTTGGATCCCGCCGGCCGGGCCGTGGTGCTGGTCGACGACGGGATCGCCACCGGCGCCACGGTGCGGGCGGCGATGGCGGTGCTGCGGCGGCGCGACGTCGACCAGCTGCTGCTGGCGGTGCCGGTGACCTCACCGGAGGCGTTGCGGGTGCTCGGGCCGCTGGCGGACGACCTGGTCTGCCTGAGCGCACCGGCGGCCTTCATGGCGGTGGGGCAGTTCTACGACGACTTCGACCAGACCAGCGACCAGGAGGTGCGGCGGCTGCTGGAGCTGGCCGGTGGGGGTGACGCTCCACGGCAATCCGGCTGA
- a CDS encoding GNAT family N-acetyltransferase, with protein MSTELTDLTDLPELPELPDGYEISTDPARLDAAQIHRWLSEDAYWAIGRPREKQDRAIAGSLNFGVYQSSSGAQVAYARVVTDHATFAYLCDVFVDRSVRGKGLGTVLAAAVRDHLAPLGLRRIVLATDDAHGVYAKAGFEPLADPGKWMALRQK; from the coding sequence ATGAGCACTGAACTGACTGACCTGACCGACCTGCCGGAGCTTCCTGAGCTGCCTGACGGCTACGAGATCTCCACCGACCCGGCCCGCCTGGACGCCGCGCAGATCCACCGCTGGCTCTCCGAGGACGCCTACTGGGCGATCGGCCGGCCTCGGGAGAAGCAGGACCGGGCGATCGCCGGCTCGCTCAACTTCGGCGTCTACCAGAGCTCGTCCGGCGCCCAGGTGGCATACGCCCGGGTGGTCACCGACCACGCCACCTTCGCCTACCTCTGCGACGTCTTCGTGGACCGGTCGGTGCGCGGCAAGGGCCTCGGCACGGTGCTGGCCGCGGCGGTGCGCGACCACCTGGCGCCGCTGGGGTTGCGCCGGATCGTGCTCGCCACCGACGACGCGCACGGCGTCTACGCCAAGGCGGGCTTCGAGCCGCTGGCCGATCCCGGGAAGTGGATGGCCCTCCGGCAGAAGTAG
- a CDS encoding PP2C family protein-serine/threonine phosphatase, whose translation MHNSPRGGPVGHRREGSSREITRWSPFLLIALAVVVDASTPGAQRFDRVLSAAPALAAATWNVPATAAFGVLAAGFEVLLSFTRGGPVRPSSLLTGLLVILAVTLAACFASHVRQTRERELAEISAVADTAQQVLLRPMPPRLAGVDLDLLYAAAAARARIGGDFYEALRTPHGVRVIVGDVQGKGLAAVETASVLLGSFREAAYDEPELTGLVDRLETSMRRYSERVPGSDAAERFATAVLLEVPPDQPVARLLNCGHPPPLLLHGEAVRPLEPSTPALPLNLSPLLNDEYPVDTVPFGPGDRLLVYTDGVSETRDRTGTFYPLLERIEDWTGLPSRPLLDRLQGDLADYGTTASDDIAVLVAGRPIEPGVA comes from the coding sequence GTGCACAACTCTCCCCGAGGCGGGCCGGTCGGCCACCGCCGGGAGGGCTCCTCCCGAGAGATCACCCGCTGGTCCCCGTTCCTGCTGATCGCCCTGGCAGTGGTCGTCGATGCGTCGACGCCGGGCGCGCAGCGGTTCGACCGGGTGCTGTCGGCCGCTCCCGCGCTGGCCGCCGCCACCTGGAACGTGCCCGCGACCGCCGCGTTCGGCGTGCTGGCGGCCGGCTTCGAGGTGCTGCTCAGCTTCACCCGGGGTGGGCCGGTGCGGCCGTCCTCACTGCTCACCGGGCTGCTGGTGATCCTCGCCGTCACCCTGGCGGCCTGCTTCGCCAGCCATGTGCGCCAGACCAGGGAACGCGAACTGGCCGAGATCAGCGCGGTCGCCGACACCGCGCAACAGGTCCTGCTGCGCCCGATGCCACCCCGCCTGGCCGGGGTGGACCTCGATCTGCTGTACGCGGCCGCGGCCGCCCGGGCCCGGATCGGCGGCGACTTCTACGAGGCGTTGCGCACGCCGCACGGGGTGCGCGTGATCGTCGGCGATGTGCAGGGCAAGGGGCTGGCCGCGGTGGAGACGGCCTCGGTGCTGCTCGGCTCGTTCCGCGAGGCCGCCTACGACGAGCCGGAGCTCACCGGGCTGGTCGACCGGCTGGAGACCAGCATGCGCCGCTACTCCGAGCGGGTGCCGGGGTCGGACGCCGCCGAGCGGTTCGCCACCGCCGTGCTGCTGGAGGTGCCGCCCGACCAGCCGGTGGCCCGCCTGCTCAACTGCGGCCATCCGCCGCCGCTGCTGCTGCACGGCGAAGCGGTGCGGCCGCTGGAGCCGAGCACCCCCGCGCTGCCGCTGAACCTGTCGCCGCTGCTGAACGACGAGTACCCGGTGGACACCGTCCCGTTCGGCCCCGGCGACCGGCTGCTGGTCTACACCGACGGCGTCAGCGAGACCCGGGACCGCACCGGCACCTTCTACCCGCTGCTGGAGCGGATCGAAGACTGGACCGGCCTGCCGTCCCGCCCACTGCTCGACCGGCTGCAGGGCGACCTGGCCGACTACGGCACCACGGCCAGCGACGACATCGCGGTCCTGGTGGCCGGGCGGCCCATCGAGCCTGGCGTGGCGTGA
- a CDS encoding 6-phosphofructokinase, producing the protein MRIGVLTSGGDCPGLNAVIRSVVHRGVVDHGDEIIGFQDGWRGLLEGVHRPLTLDSVSGILAQGGTILGSSRVQPSHLRDGVERAKQYCADLGIDAVIPIGGEGTLKAAKLMSDAGLPVVGVPKTIDNDIACTDVTFGFDTAVSVATDALDRLKTTAESHQRVMVVEVMGRHTGWIALNAGMAAGAHAIVVPERPFHIDKLTEVVRERFERGKKFAIVVCAEGAKPEPGTMHWEEGTKDIYGHERFTGIANQLSRELEHRLGKEARPVILGHTQRGGTPTAYDRVLATRFGWHAVEAAHKGAFGHITALHGTQINLVPLGEAVADLKTVPADRYIEAETVI; encoded by the coding sequence ATGCGTATTGGAGTGCTGACCAGCGGCGGCGACTGCCCCGGCCTGAACGCGGTGATCCGCTCCGTGGTCCACCGCGGCGTGGTCGACCACGGCGACGAGATCATCGGCTTCCAGGACGGCTGGCGCGGCCTGCTCGAAGGCGTCCACCGCCCGCTGACCCTCGACTCGGTGAGCGGCATCCTGGCCCAGGGCGGCACCATCCTGGGCTCCTCCCGGGTCCAGCCCAGCCATCTGCGGGACGGCGTGGAGCGGGCCAAGCAGTACTGCGCGGACCTCGGCATCGACGCGGTCATCCCGATCGGCGGCGAGGGCACCCTCAAGGCCGCCAAGCTGATGAGCGACGCCGGACTCCCCGTGGTCGGCGTACCCAAGACCATCGACAACGACATCGCCTGCACCGACGTCACCTTCGGCTTCGACACCGCCGTCTCGGTGGCCACCGACGCGCTGGACCGGCTGAAGACCACCGCCGAGTCGCACCAGCGGGTGATGGTGGTCGAGGTGATGGGCCGCCACACCGGCTGGATCGCGCTCAACGCGGGCATGGCGGCCGGTGCGCACGCCATCGTGGTGCCGGAGCGCCCGTTCCACATCGACAAGCTCACCGAGGTGGTCCGCGAGCGCTTCGAGCGCGGCAAGAAGTTCGCCATCGTGGTCTGCGCCGAGGGCGCCAAGCCGGAACCCGGCACCATGCACTGGGAAGAGGGCACCAAGGACATCTACGGCCACGAGCGCTTCACCGGCATCGCCAACCAGCTCTCCCGCGAGTTGGAGCACCGCCTCGGCAAGGAGGCCCGCCCGGTGATCCTCGGCCACACCCAGCGCGGCGGCACCCCCACCGCCTACGACCGGGTGCTCGCCACCCGGTTCGGCTGGCACGCCGTGGAGGCCGCGCACAAGGGCGCCTTCGGGCACATCACCGCGCTGCACGGCACCCAGATCAACCTGGTGCCGCTGGGCGAGGCGGTGGCCGACCTGAAGACCGTCCCCGCCGACCGCTACATCGAGGCCGAGACGGTCATCTGA